The following coding sequences are from one Triticum aestivum cultivar Chinese Spring chromosome 5A, IWGSC CS RefSeq v2.1, whole genome shotgun sequence window:
- the LOC123103234 gene encoding protein transport protein Sec61 subunit beta, producing the protein MARTSSQSQSSVAGAAGASRPATVGPRGTAAATAGMRRRPGRTSSSGAGGGGGFSGGGNNMLRFYTDEAPGLRLSPTMVLVMSVCFIGFVTALHVFGKLYRSRTAASSASA; encoded by the coding sequence ATGGCTCGCACCTCCTCGCAGTCGCAGTCCTCGGTCGCCGGCGCCGCCGGCGCCTCCCGCCCGGCCACCGTCGGTCCCCGCGGCACGGCTGCCGCGACGGCGGGCATGCGCCGCCGCCCAGGCCGCACCTCCTcgtccggcgcgggcggcggcggcggcttctccgGTGGTGGGAACAACATGCTCCGCTTCTACACCGACGAGGCGCCCGGGCTGCGCCTCTCCCCCACCATGGTGCTCGTCATGTCCGTCTGCTTCATCGGCTTCGTCACCGCGCTGCACGTCTTCGGCAAGCTCTACCGCTcccgcaccgccgcctcctccgcctccgcctga